The segment TTCAGATTGATACTACGAACATTCTGTTTATTTGCGGCGGTGCCTTTGATGGCCTGGAGCAGTACATCAAGCGCCGGATCGGCAAGAAGGTCATTGGCTTCAATGCCACTACGACGGAAGGTCAGAAGGAGCTCAAGGCTGGCGAGTACCTGACGATGGCATTGCCGGAGGATCTTCTGAAATTTGGCCTGATTCCGGAGTTTGTCGGTCGTCTTCCAGTAATCTCTACCCTAGAGCCGTTGGATGAGCAGACTCTGGTTCGTATCCTCTCGGAGCCGAAGAATGCGTTGACGAAGCAGTACCAGAAGCTTCTGGAGCTGGATAACGTCAATCTGAAGTTCGAGCAGGAAGCGCTGGAGGCCATTGCCCGTGAAGCGATCAAGCGTAATACCGGAGCCCGCGGCCTGCGTTCCATTATTGAAGGCATTATGCTGGAGGTTATGTACGAGGTGCCGTCCCGTGACGATATTGCTGACTGTGTCATTACAGAGCAGGTCGTGAAGGACAAGGTTGTGCCGGAGCTGCAAAGCAGCAGTGACAAGAAGCAGGAAGAGAGCGCCTAATTCGGGTGCCCCTCACTTGACAATCAATTAAACGACAATTCTCCACTTCCACTCTTGGCACCGATTACTACGCCGAGTTGAGGAGTGGAGCTTTGCCGTTCTATGGGAGAGATTGATCCATGTTTTTGAGACAGGACACCAGGCCCGTAAAAGTGGGGAATCTCACAATTGGCGGGAGTAACGAAGTCGTTATCCAAAGCATGTGCACGACCAAAACTGCGGACGTCGAAGCAACCGTTGCCGAAATTCTTCGTCTGGAGGAAGCGGGCTGTCAGGTAGTCCGGGTCACCGTTAACAATGAGGAAGCGGCGGAAGCGATCAAGGAGATCAAGAAGCGCATTCATATTCCGTTAGTGGCAGATATTCATTTTAATTACAAGCTCGCCCTTCTGGCAATTGAGAACGGGATTGATAAGGTTCGGATTAACCCGGGTAATATCGGTAAGCGCTCCAAGGTGGAAGAGGTAGTCAAAGCCTGCAAAGCCAAGGGTATTCCTATTCGAATCGGTGTTAATGCCGGCTCTCTGGAGAACCATTTGCTGGAGAAGTACGGCTATCCGACTCCGGAAGCAATGGTGGAGAGCGCCCTGTACCATATCGGTATTTTGGAGGAGCTGGATTTCCACGACATTATTGTTTCTTTGAAGGCTTCAGACGTTCCGATGGCTATTGCGGCTTACACCAAGGCTGCGGAGGTCATTCCTTATCCGCTTCACCTGGGAATTACCGAAGCAGGTACGCTGTTCTCCGGCACCGTGAAGAGTGCGGCCGGATTGGGGGCGCTGCTGGCTATGGGCATCGGGAACACGGTGCGCATCTCGCTCAGCGCAGATCCTGTAGAAGAAATCAAAGTAGGGCGGGAACTGCTCAAGACCTTCGGTCTCATTTCTGATGCGCCAACACTGATCTCTTGTCCAACCTGCGGAAGGCTGGATATTGATCTGTTCTCGATCGCCGCAGAGGTGGAGGAGTATATTTCCAAGCTGAAGGTTCCGATTAAGGTGTCTGTCTTGGGCTGTGCCGTAAACGGCCCGGGCGAAGCAAGAGAAGCCGATATCGGTATTGCCGGAGCACGGGGCGAAGGCCTGCTGTTCCGCTATGGAGAAATGATTCGCAAAGTACCGGAAGAGACGATGGTTGAGGAACTGAAGAAGGAAATTGACCATATCGTTACCGTATATGAACAAACCGGAGAAATTCCGGGACGCAAGCATAAATTGGGTGTGTAAGCAGCCACTATAGCCGCCTGAATCGGGAGTCGCCGGTTCAGGCGGTTTTTATGTTTTCACAGATTTGATGAAGTGGTTTACTTTTACTTTCAAATATTCAGGCAATACTACCATATAAAAAGCTGTTGTTTTGAAAGTACAAAGGAGGAAGTGCTCATGAATCTGAATATCATCATTATGATGATTCAATTGTTTTTTGCTGTGATCATCGGAGTCTATTTCTGGAATCTTTTGCGAGGCCAAAAAAACAGTAAAACGGCAGTAGACCGGGAATCGCGCAAGGAGCTGGATAAGCTCCGCAAGCTGCGTTCCATTTCGCTGACCAAGCCGTTGGCAGAGAAGACGCGTCCGCAAAGTATGGACGATATTGTGGGTCAGAAGGACGGGCTGCGCGCCTTAAAGGCTGCTTTGTGCAGCGGTAATCCTCAGCATGTCATTGTTTATGGTCCACCGGGGGTGGGTAAAACGGCGGCAGCACGGGTAATTTTGGAGGAGGCCAAAAAAAATCCACAGTCACCCTTTAAATTTGATGCCAAGTTTACAGAGATTGATGCTACCACAGCCCGATTCGATGAAAGGGGTATTGCCGACCCGTTGATCGGCTCGGTGCATGACCCGATTTACCAAGGCGCCGGGGCAATGGGAGTAGCAGGCATTCCGCAGCCCAAGCCGGGTGCGGTGACGAAGGCGCACGGCGGTATTTTATTTGTGGATGAAATTGGCGAATTGCACCCGATCCAGATGAATAAGCTGTTAAAAGTACTCGAGGATCGTAAAGTGCTGCTGGAGAGCGCATACTACAACTCGGAGGATGTCAACACTCCGGCGTACATCCACGATATTTTTCAGAACGGACTTCCGGCGGACTTCCGTCTTGTTGGGGCGACGACCCGCTCTCCGGAGGAGATTGCGCCGGCGCTGCGCTCCCGCTGTATGGAAATATTTTTCCGTCCGCTGCTGCCGGAGGAGATCGGGCGGATCGGCGAGGATGCCATTCAGAAGATTGGACTGCAGCCATCGCCGGAAGCGGTGGAAGTGGTCAAGCGGTACTGCACGAACGGCCGGGAAGCTGTGAATATGATTCAGATGGCAGGCGGCATTGCGATGTCCGAAAAAAGGGATGCGCTTCGCGCTGCCGACGTCGAGTGGGTGGCCGGCAGCAGCCAGCTGCAGCCGCGTCCGGACCGCAAGGTGCCGGAGCGTCCGCAGATCGGGCTGGTCAACGGGCTTGCGGTGTACGGTCCCAATATGGGGGCGCTGCTGGAGATTGAGGTGTCTGCTGTACGTGCCGAAAAAGGCGCCGGAACATATAATATTACAGGCGTCGTGGATGAAGAGGAGCTCGGAGGAGGCTCACGGAAGCTGCGCCGCAAGAGTATGGCGAAGGGCTCCATCGAGAACGTGCTGACCGTTTTGGGCTATATGGGCTTTCAGCCTAAAGCGTATGAGCTGCATATTAATTTTCCGGGCGGCACGCCGATTGACGGCCCCTCGGCAGGCATTGCAATGGCTACAGCCATCGTATCTGCGATCAAAGGAATTCCGGTAGACAACAAAACCGCTATGACGGGAGAAATCAGTATTCATGGCAGTGTCAAGCCGATTGGCGGCGTCATTGCCAAAGTGGAGGCGGCTTTTCAGGCTGGTGCCACTACGGTCATTATTCCGAAGGATAACTGGCAGAGCCTGTTTGAGGATTTGGACGGACTGCGGGTCATTCCGGTGGAGACGGTGGATGAAGTGTTTGCACACATTTTTGGCGTAGAGGCGGCGCGGGAGCTGCTCCATCAGCCGGCAGTGGAGGTCTTTCCTCCGTCTGCTGCATCCCTGCTTCAGGCATCGGTACAGCGTCCAAACCAGGTGACAGACGCAGGAGGCTGTTAGGCGACGCGCCGTTGGTTTTTTATATGAACATTTGATAAAATAAGATTCGTGTCAACATTGAGAGCCATTGGAGGTGTGAAAGCGATGGGACCCCATAAGTCGAAAGATCGTCGTTTTCCTTTGCTGCCTTTACGAGGACTGCTGGTTTATCCAAGCATGGTGCTTCATTTGGATGTAGGGCGGGAGAAATCGGTAAAGGCCCTGGAGAAGGCGATGGTGGAAGATAATCTGATTCTCCTCTGTTCTCAATCCGAAGTGAACATTGAAGAGCCTACGCAGGAAGACATATTCAGAATCGGCACGATCGCCAACGTAAGGCAGATGCTGAAGCTTCCGAACGGGACCATACGAGTTCTGGTTGAAGGTATGGAGCGCGCGGAAATTATAGAATATACGGACAACGAGGAGTTCTATGAGGTTCTGGCACGGGAGCTGCCGGAGGAAGAGAATGATGATTTCGAGGTTTCCGCTCTCATGCGGACGGTGCTGAGCCAGTTTGAGAATTATATCAATCTTTCCAAAAAGGTGACGCCGGAGACGCTCGCCGCGGTATCGGACATTGATGAGCCTGGACGTCTGGCCGATGTCATTACGAGCCATTTGTCTTTGAAGATCAAGGATAAGCAGGAGATCCTGGAGACGATTGATGTACGTAAGCGGCTGGAGAAGCTGCTGGATATTCTCAATAATGAGCGGGAAGTGCTGGAGCTCGAGCGGAAGATTAACCAGCGCGTTAAGAAGCAGATGGAGAAGACGCAGAAGGAGTACTACCTTCGGGAGCAGATGAAAGCGATCCAGAAGGAGCTTGGAGACAAGGAAGGCCGCACCGGTGAGGTTGAGGAGCTGC is part of the Paenibacillus algicola genome and harbors:
- the ispG gene encoding flavodoxin-dependent (E)-4-hydroxy-3-methylbut-2-enyl-diphosphate synthase, with protein sequence MFLRQDTRPVKVGNLTIGGSNEVVIQSMCTTKTADVEATVAEILRLEEAGCQVVRVTVNNEEAAEAIKEIKKRIHIPLVADIHFNYKLALLAIENGIDKVRINPGNIGKRSKVEEVVKACKAKGIPIRIGVNAGSLENHLLEKYGYPTPEAMVESALYHIGILEELDFHDIIVSLKASDVPMAIAAYTKAAEVIPYPLHLGITEAGTLFSGTVKSAAGLGALLAMGIGNTVRISLSADPVEEIKVGRELLKTFGLISDAPTLISCPTCGRLDIDLFSIAAEVEEYISKLKVPIKVSVLGCAVNGPGEAREADIGIAGARGEGLLFRYGEMIRKVPEETMVEELKKEIDHIVTVYEQTGEIPGRKHKLGV
- the lonB gene encoding ATP-dependent protease LonB codes for the protein MNLNIIIMMIQLFFAVIIGVYFWNLLRGQKNSKTAVDRESRKELDKLRKLRSISLTKPLAEKTRPQSMDDIVGQKDGLRALKAALCSGNPQHVIVYGPPGVGKTAAARVILEEAKKNPQSPFKFDAKFTEIDATTARFDERGIADPLIGSVHDPIYQGAGAMGVAGIPQPKPGAVTKAHGGILFVDEIGELHPIQMNKLLKVLEDRKVLLESAYYNSEDVNTPAYIHDIFQNGLPADFRLVGATTRSPEEIAPALRSRCMEIFFRPLLPEEIGRIGEDAIQKIGLQPSPEAVEVVKRYCTNGREAVNMIQMAGGIAMSEKRDALRAADVEWVAGSSQLQPRPDRKVPERPQIGLVNGLAVYGPNMGALLEIEVSAVRAEKGAGTYNITGVVDEEELGGGSRKLRRKSMAKGSIENVLTVLGYMGFQPKAYELHINFPGGTPIDGPSAGIAMATAIVSAIKGIPVDNKTAMTGEISIHGSVKPIGGVIAKVEAAFQAGATTVIIPKDNWQSLFEDLDGLRVIPVETVDEVFAHIFGVEAARELLHQPAVEVFPPSAASLLQASVQRPNQVTDAGGC